In Zingiber officinale cultivar Zhangliang unplaced genomic scaffold, Zo_v1.1 ctg167, whole genome shotgun sequence, the sequence GATCTATTTTTTCTATGCAATCCTATGTTATATTCTGTTCGTGCTTCTATTGTTCTACGCTTCAACTTCACGTGCAAACTGCTATGTCGAGAAGTGCCAATAAACTTAATCATCTATTTTTTGTCAGTATACTTTACACTTTGCATTTTAGCTTGCATTATTTACAAGAAGATAGTAGTAtgttattatcatttttttttcattatacgAGTTGTTTCTTTCTGAAGATTTCGGCAAGAAAGattatagtgaattgtccaacagtGCGATCAAGATCGCGgatcttggagtaagagttgccACAAGCTCCGAATCAAATAACTAAACTTGTCTATCTTTTATTACTTTATATTTTTGTTGctactttgatatttattttaaaaatcaataaaaaagaaaagtttttaaactaaTAATATTCACCCCTCCAATCGTCTCTACTCGATCCTCTAAtctattaatttttgaaaacacttagaGTATTTTAGATgaagtattattttcaaaaaaatttaagtattttagaaaaaaaggTTAAATACTAgaataattttcataaaaaatattcaaaagatttttcaaacttttaaagaatttttaaggattttttttaaaaaaaatcaaatcatttAGGAAGAATCCATTTGAAAGATTTTTCTACCCATAtttattaaagattttttttggaaaaaaattattttaaagttttgacaacatgattttttaaatatttttcataattttaaagatttgtaaaattaattttgaaataattttaaaaattatgtttgatatTTCAGACTCCCTTCAACTTGACACAGTCTGAATCATTATTAATTACAAGGAAAATTTCCTATGTGTCTTTAGGGTAATACAAATAAAAAAACACctaaattatttttcaagaacTTTTAGAATGTTTTCAgtcatttttaaaagtatttttttaaacccatgtttaggaatttttaaaatatttttgttaaaGAAAACATGTATTTGTATagtaatttccaaaaaaaaatcacaaggattttaaaaatttaagttgaaactattttattaaaagattaaagataaatttttgggatattttctaaaatattttatgtgATTAAATTTATCTTTCAAATGAGGCTCCTCCTTAAATTGATAATTCCTTAAAAAATCTTTATTAACCACCTATATGTCTAAGGATCTAGAAGTTTATAGTTGACCTAAAGGATCTAGACAGTGTTAGTCTACATTCATTTTTCAAAAGTGTATATTTTTGAAAACCATACAAGTAATTACAATCatgaattaattttcttttattattatctcaaccattctagattttcaaatataGTAATCTTATTATTTTCTACACTACTTCCATATGAGTTCTTACGATCATTCATCTACTACGTTCTCGCATTGTTGTTGTACTACTACTTGAGTACATCCGACCGCTACCGACAAACCAACGTCAACACTTGAGCTTACATATTTCGACATCCTTATGTTGGGTAACGCTTTCAAGTTATTTACATTACTACTTACAGAAAGTGTAGATTGTTACATTTCTTTCTCTTCAttctttgaatttgattttttattagtGGATTATATGTCGGAAATGTCCAAGGGGTCTTAGTCTTGAAATAGGAGTTGTTGAAGGTTCCAAATCAAGTAAAATCGACCATATTtcttttttaatcttttcttatttagtttattttttcgcTGCACACTCATTTTAAAAAAGTTGAAATAGAAACGTTTTTGAAAACGCAAGAAAGATGAGCATCCTTTTGAATTCCCCCTCCCCCCCCAAAAAAATAGGTAATTTTGTAGTTAAATTTAATGACACATTTAGATTTATCAAATGTGAAATAGATTTTACCTCGGGCACCATGCAATGGTAAACGGTAAGATAGATAACTCAAATAATGAGGGTTCAATTTTCATGCTGGACATTCTCGAATGTATGTGGTGCTCGACCTATTAATAGAGATGATAATTTTTCCTATGGATTCAAGACCCTATGGAAAAAATTCGAAACAGGAGTTCAAGgagtcttttaaggtatgagtTTAGCTTTAcgttcaaagatttttcaaatatccATAGTTTAATGGAGATGAGTATAAGGATGTTATCATCATCTTTGATCTCACCCTACTACTATTACtactactaataataataataataataatagaatttAATCTTTTCTATTTATTAAACCATTATTAATATTATGAtatattatgatttaattaatattaGTATTTATATATAATTGGATTCttctattaatattttaatgaaaAGGGTTAAAAAAAAGTATCTTTTTTTGCTACAAAGAATATTTGAAGTATCGATAGGGACAAGATGGAGATTTAATCCGTGTAGGATCAAGAATTCGCCAATTAGATATAATTAGGGATGGGGACGGGATGAAGGCAGGAATATAATTCAAGGATGAAAATAGAGATGGAGATGATAAACATGACTCTATCCCACCTTATTGTCATCTCTATCGACTGATGACATTGACTGTCAAGGCCATGAACATCTGaggttttttgaatttttcaggaTGGTCAATCAAAAATTTTCATGAGACTGATCAGATCGTAAAAGTGGAACGGCAaacgaaaattttctaaaaaacaaAAGGAACCCGATTTTATATTTCTGGCAACCCAACTAATGTCGAAAATAACAAggtaaattcaaaataaaactaattcacaTTCAAACAATTTTAACCGACTTGGATCTAAAACACAAGTAACAGCCATATTTTCGGCACAACAATAATTATTACCATATTAatcaatttcattttaaaaaaagtATTTGATTATCTAGTATATTAtcgataaaaaatattatattttaaaaaaaattataacaaccattgtattttttatatctaaaatattttaattttaatattattataataattagtTAATTACAAATTGtctatcttcaaaattaattagatgaTATTTAGACacatgaattattaaaaaaaataatataacttaataaaagtattatatatagaatatttgtatattaaaaaactttaataatttaatcaatagtATTTAAGCTTATCAATATTATATAACTGGACTATGGACTCCTTCAAATGGTTAATATTCTTAAATTCTCTTCTCACGAAGGAAAAATTCCTTATAACACACCATAGCTAGATTCAAACTTGTAACACGCCATGGCTAGATTCGAAGTTTAGATGTCTTAATTATCCGTCAGAGGGCTAACCATTACATCGCTGACATAAATAATttacttgattatgattttatttatttatgttgatATAAATAATACGATGCACTTAAAATACGATTAACACCAACATCAATCGTATTTGTGTCGAATTCTGTTTTTTTTTGACCAAGCATCAGGCGATGAGAGATAACAGCACAATGCCTACATGATCCATTCGACTGACACAGAAACAAGCACCAAATCAAGAGAGTTGTATATATAGAACTTCAATGAGAGGTTAGATTATTTTCTGTATACAAGTTGACAAATCAGCAACATGTGATTAATCACTACTGTCTAGTGAATACACAAAAAGGATGATATTACAACAGTGTGACTGGAAATAGATAAATATGTCGATCTTCGAAGATGATTGATTGCATCAACCTTAATTATACGCACTCTAATGCAGAATTCTCTGCGCCAGGGATCCTCTCGTTTCGAGTAACTAGAAGAGTGTTTGCTTCTTTACATTTAGGCCATCTTCGCATATGCCTATCCTCGTTCCTCCATAGTTTGGATGCCAACATCCTTATAAGACCCCTAAAATAAGCTGCTACTGCTGCCACGATATTCCTGAATGGAAAGGATGGCAGTGATCCATCATTGAGCAAGCATGAAGAATAGAATAGAACAAGAAAATAAATCAGTAAATTTTTGATGTAATAGAATGCTTATTGTCATGTTTATCAGAGAATCAGATGAGAATTAACTTTGACAAAATCGGCAGTCAGTGTGTTGTGGTACTACTGGGAGAGTCAGTTGATCAAAACCAGGATACACAGACACATGGATCAGTCTCAAAGGAAATAGCAGAAACAAAAAACAAGTGAAAAGATGTTAGGTTTGAGTCATGAAATATCAAACAAGAGAGAAGTCGGATATATAGTTTAAAACTCCATTAGTCTATGTTAACTCGAACTTGTGTATAAACAACTAGCAACAGAATGGTTCGTGTTGGATGCAAgaaaacttatatatatatatatatatatatatatatatagacaaatTTGTTCAACATGACGACAAAAGAGTTCAAATTTGGGACATCAGCCTGAAGTATTAGATTTACTAAGACCTAGCCAGCATATGGATTGAGGAACTGCTTTACCAGAGTCTAGTGATTTGATTTGCTAAACAACCTAGGGCTCCATGCTCCAGTATGGTGACGATTGAAGATTAAGGCTTGTGTATAAACAACTAGCATCAGTATGGTTCGTGTTGGATGCAAgaaaacttatatatatatagacaaatTTGTTCAACATCACAACAAAAGAGTCCAAATTTGGGACATCAGCCTGAAGTATTAGCTTTACTAAGACCCAGCCAGTATATGGATCGAGGAACTGCTTTACCAGAGTCTCGTGATTTGATTTGCTAAACAATCTAGGGCTCCATGCCCCAGTATGGTGACGATTGAAGATTAAGGCTCGTGCCATAACTTTCCCCCATTTTTTCTTCCTCATTCTTCATCTTCCACTTTTTTCTTTGTCCTACACTCCCCTGCTTCCTCAATCTTCGTCCTCCACTTTATTCTTCTTCCTGGTTTCTCCCCTTGCATGGGAGATTGATAATTTCAGCTTGTCAGGCGCGTACTTCATAATGTTATATCATGTTGAAACAGGTACGGGAAAGGGAAATGCTGAGTTCGAGCTTCATAGTCCATTAGTTTAGCTAGAATTAAGATAGCTTAATCAGAACTAGGTACCAGACTTAAGATGGTTTGGACAAATATGAAAGTATCCTCCTTTCTGAAGGTTATTATTTTTTCCCTTCGTATTACTCATAAATTGAAAATAATGAGTTTTCAGTCTGTAATCTCAAATTGACATATCGATATAGATAAAACTTAAATCTGATTAATTTGAGATCCAGCTTCCAGTGGGCATCAGCAAGGATCGAATATTTCATGTGTCTTCTGGGTTAACTATTTGCAGTGCCAAGCTGATATAAAATGGACTTGAGTAATATATATCTCACACATATTTTACGATATATACTAATATAACATCTTTAGTCTTTCCCTGATtgttatttgtttattttgatttaattcaaGGTGGAGTGGTGCATTTAATTTAGAGAATCCACATTGAACCTATACAAAACAACAATAAAGATTGTTTATTGAGAGAAACTGAAATAGTAATTTGGAGAAACAACATAGAAACTGAACTGAGTTGATCATGTAGGCATTCTAGAAAATCAGAAAACTTAGTGTAGGTAATTTTTTCTGcaaatcaaatcaaagcatgTGCAATTCTAAATATAGGTAACAAGATCTGAAAAAAGAAAAGGTACTTACAAGGGAGTGCAGGGAGAATGGCTTCCATTCACATAATATACTAACAAATAGGAATTATAATGCTGCCCATTGATGTAGTAAAACTTTTGCAATCGTCTCATGAGCTTAAACGACATCTTCTCATAGAAATTTATTGCTGCCAAATTGTAGGAAATGACATGCAAATATACTGCTCTGCAACTAATGATGCTGGAAGCATATTTAATTACCTTTTGTATAAGTGAAGTTGCTGTAACATGCTAAAAGGAATTAGCAAAACTGCTATTGAGTAAAGAAAAACAATCAATGAATGTAGAGAAAGTATGGACCTATGCCATGGTTTCTATAATGTTCTACCACACCAAGCGTTAAAATATAGACTAGTGTTGCATCTTTCCTTGAAGCATTATATTGAATCAAATCT encodes:
- the LOC122036481 gene encoding histone acetyltransferase MCC1-like — encoded protein: MLEPRSAHRPTIIYRPILPSDLEALEQIHVSLFPIRYEREFFLNVVRGHGIVSWAAVDVCRSDGRNGELIGFVTTRLVLAKESEIADLIQYNASRKDATLVYILTLGVVEHYRNHGIATSLIQKVIKYASSIISCRAVYLHVISYNLAAINFYEKMSFKLMRRLQKFYYINGQHYNSYLLVYYVNGSHSPCTPLNIVAAVAAYFRGLIRMLASKLWRNEDRHMRRWPKCKEANTLLVTRNERIPGAENSALECV